In Leisingera methylohalidivorans DSM 14336, a single genomic region encodes these proteins:
- a CDS encoding NUDIX domain-containing protein, translating to MTLASDDFSGVKLALFLGRDRLVILRDGAPDIPYPGYWDLPGGRREGRKSPEACALRET from the coding sequence ATGACATTAGCGAGCGATGATTTTTCTGGTGTGAAACTGGCCTTGTTTCTGGGCCGGGATCGGCTGGTCATCCTGCGCGATGGCGCGCCGGATATTCCTTATCCCGGGTATTGGGACTTGCCAGGCGGCAGACGCGAGGGGCGGAAAAGCCCCGAGGCATGCGCGCTGCGGGAGACCTGA
- the pyrF gene encoding orotidine-5'-phosphate decarboxylase, with amino-acid sequence MTQAPRADDRLIVAMDVPNALDGLKLAEQLGDAVSFYKIGLGMLTGGGLALANELKQEHGKRIFLDMKLFDIGATVESAVRGLAQFDLDFLTVHGDPYVVRAAKEGAAGKEMKILAVTILTSLDRQDLDGALIKPGAVQDLVLERAGNALAAGADGVIASPQEAALIRALPEAEGKLIVTPGVRPAGADLGDQKRVATPASAIADGADHIVVGRPIWKADSPRAAAEAILAELASLRE; translated from the coding sequence ATGACCCAAGCCCCGCGCGCCGACGACCGCCTGATTGTTGCTATGGATGTCCCCAACGCGCTGGACGGGCTGAAACTGGCCGAACAGCTGGGCGATGCGGTTTCCTTCTACAAGATCGGCCTCGGAATGCTGACCGGCGGCGGGTTGGCGCTGGCCAACGAGCTGAAGCAAGAGCACGGCAAGCGTATCTTCCTCGACATGAAACTGTTCGACATCGGCGCCACCGTTGAAAGTGCGGTGCGCGGCCTGGCCCAGTTCGACCTCGACTTCCTTACCGTGCACGGCGACCCCTATGTGGTGCGCGCCGCCAAGGAAGGCGCCGCAGGCAAAGAGATGAAGATCCTCGCCGTCACCATTCTGACCTCGCTGGACCGTCAGGATCTGGATGGCGCCCTGATCAAACCGGGCGCAGTCCAGGATCTGGTGCTGGAACGCGCCGGAAATGCCCTTGCCGCCGGTGCCGACGGGGTCATCGCCTCACCGCAGGAAGCTGCCCTGATCCGCGCCCTTCCCGAGGCCGAAGGCAAGCTGATTGTCACACCCGGCGTCCGGCCCGCCGGCGCCGACCTCGGTGATCAAAAGCGGGTTGCCACACCTGCAAGCGCCATTGCCGACGGCGCCGATCATATCGTAGTCGGCCGCCCCATTTGGAAGGCGGACAGCCCCCGCGCCGCGGCTGAAGCCATTCTTGCAGAGCTGGCCAGCCTGCGAGAATAA